GCCTTTGATCTCTCTACCGCATACCTGGCCTGCACCGGCGCCATGGCGTTGATGACCGCCATCAGTCTGGCCCTGCGCCGTCAATTCAGTCCACCATCCACAGCCAATGCATCATAACTACCAACTTGTGCTATCCTATCCAGCAACGGCAATTGGCCGGGTAGGATAGGCATTGACCATGCGGGTCGCTCTTGTTCACGACTATCTCAATCAGTACGGCGGCGCCGAGCGCGTGCTCGAGGCGCTCCACGATCTTTTTCCAACGGCGCCGGTCTATACCTCGATCTTTGATCCGACTACCATGCCGGCTGCGTATCGAACCTGGGACATTCGCACCTCGTTCATGCAACAACTGCCGGCCTGGCGAACCCAGTTTCGCCGTTACGTTGCCCTCTACCCAACCGCCTTTGAACGGTTTGATCTGAGTGGCTACGATCTCATTATCAGTAGTTCGAGCGCTTTTGCCAAAGGGATTATTCCGCGTCCGGGTGCGCTGCACATTTGCTATTGCCACACCCCGATGCGCTTCGCCTGGCGCACCGATGACTACGTGGCCCGTGAGCAGATTAACGGTATCCAGGCCCACCTGCTGCCATTCCTGTTGAATTATCTCCGCATCTGGGACACGGTGAGCGCCAATCGGGTCGATCTGTTCGTAGCCAACTCGCACGAGGTTGCCGGACGCATCGCCCGCTATTATCGCCGTCCGGCAAAGGTTATTCCGCCCCCGGTTGATCTACCGCCGTATGAGCCGCAGCCACCTGAAGAGTTTTACCTCGCCGGTGGCCGGTTAATCCCGTACAAACGGCTGGAACTGGCGATTGAGGCATTTAATCGTTTACGCTTGCCGCTAAAAATCTTCGGTGATGGCCGCGACCGCGCCCGGCTTGAGCGGATGGCCGGCCCGAACATCGAATTTTTGGGTTGGGTCGATGAAGCCACCCGCCTCGATCTGTTTGCCCGCTGCCGCGCCTTCATCTTCCCCGGCGAAGAAGATTTTGGTATTACACCGCTCGAAGTGCTGGCTGTAGGCCGACCGGTCATTGCCTACGCAGCCGGTGGTGCGCTGGAAACCCTGATCGAGGGTGTCACTGGTCGCTTTTTCTATCAGCCCACCGCTGCCGCTTTGGCCGCTGCCGTCGCCCTTTCGCGAACTGATACGATTGACCCGCTGGTACTCCGTCACCACGCCGAACAGTTTAGCCGCGAGCGTTTTCTCAACACCTTCCGCAACTTCGTCACCGAAGCATTGACGGCCCAGCGTGAAGGGCGGCTCTTCGAGTTTGAACAGAGCCTGACCGGCCAACGCTTACTGGCCGTCTGAGCGATTATTGTTATGTCTGCTAAATCACTTCATCTCGCACGATGCGGCAAAGTATAGTAAGATGGTGGCGAGAACAACAATGGGAATATTGCACGACTATGGAATTGACAACCCTTCTTCGCATTGTGCGCCGTTTCTGGCTGTTAATGCTCGTACCGGCGCTGATCGCCGGTGGGCTAAGCCTTTGGTTTGACCTGCAACAGCCACCCCGCTACACTGCCACTGCCCGGCTCTTGATTACCTATCCGGCGACAACAGCCACCGACTCGGCAGAAATCTGGCAGATAACCGAATATATTATCGACGATATGCCACAGGTGGTGAGCAGTGCCAGTTTTGCGGCAAAGGTTAGCCCACTGTTGGCGACACGCAACATCAACCTCACCCTGGCCGAGATTCAGCAAGGCTTGCGGATAAATCCGCTTCACCGCGCCGTAGAC
This genomic window from Chloroflexus aurantiacus J-10-fl contains:
- a CDS encoding LPS biosynthesis protein, whose translation is MELTTLLRIVRRFWLLMLVPALIAGGLSLWFDLQQPPRYTATARLLITYPATTATDSAEIWQITEYIIDDMPQVVSSASFAAKVSPLLATRNINLTLAEIQQGLRINPLHRAVDISGEASSPAAAQALVEAAITVLQTEGLTFWGRTDTQLSVVVLDGVGTPQPATSLRSVVFDAALRTALGLIAGFALAVAATVLYERRENRLWKSATM
- a CDS encoding glycosyltransferase translates to MRVALVHDYLNQYGGAERVLEALHDLFPTAPVYTSIFDPTTMPAAYRTWDIRTSFMQQLPAWRTQFRRYVALYPTAFERFDLSGYDLIISSSSAFAKGIIPRPGALHICYCHTPMRFAWRTDDYVAREQINGIQAHLLPFLLNYLRIWDTVSANRVDLFVANSHEVAGRIARYYRRPAKVIPPPVDLPPYEPQPPEEFYLAGGRLIPYKRLELAIEAFNRLRLPLKIFGDGRDRARLERMAGPNIEFLGWVDEATRLDLFARCRAFIFPGEEDFGITPLEVLAVGRPVIAYAAGGALETLIEGVTGRFFYQPTAAALAAAVALSRTDTIDPLVLRHHAEQFSRERFLNTFRNFVTEALTAQREGRLFEFEQSLTGQRLLAV